A single window of Scyliorhinus torazame isolate Kashiwa2021f chromosome 29, sScyTor2.1, whole genome shotgun sequence DNA harbors:
- the slc25a38b gene encoding mitochondrial glycine transporter B, with product MMEVFLCHPVLKAFVCGSLSGTCSTLLFQPLDLVKTRLQTVQGSMNGSGRAGMISILLNVIRTERIIGLWKGVSPSFVRCIPGVGIYFSMLYSMKQQFFSERSPTALESVGLGVSARTVAGICMLPVTVVKTRYESGKYRYESVFGALRNIYKTEGTRALFSGLTATLLRDAPFSGVYLMFYTQTKKAISEERFDTPIVPLINFSCGIFAGILASLATQPADVIKTHMQLAPQKHRRIRHTIVFIFENHGMMGFFRGAVPRLLRRSLMAAMAWTVYEQMMTKLGLKS from the exons TGCCACCCGGTGTTGAAAGCTTTTGTGTGTGGCTCTCTGAGTGGGACCTGCTCAACGCTGCTCTTCCAGCCCCTGGATCTGGTGAAGACCCGTCTCCAGACTGTGCAGGGCTCCATGAATGG ATCTGGCCGAGCTGGAATGATTTCCATCTTGCTCAATGTTATTCGCACCGAGCGAATAATTGGACTGTGGAAAGGAGTATCTCCG TCGTTTGTCCGATGCATTCCCGGAGTTGGGATTTACTTCAGCATGCTCTACTCCATGAAGCAGCAGTTCTTCAG CGAGAGAAGCCCAACGGCGCTGGAGTCGGTGGGTTTGGGCGTCAGCGCCCGCACAGTGGCGGGCATCTGCATGTTGCCCGTGACCGTGGTGAAGACTCGATACGAG AGTGGGAAGTATCGGTACGAAAGTGTATTTGGTGCTTTGAGAAATATCTACAAGACGGAGGGCACGCGGGCGCTGTTCAGTGGATTGACAGCTACACTCCTGCGCGATGCCCCCTTCTCTGGGGTTTATCTGATGTTTTACACACAGACCAAGAAAGCAATTTCTGAAG AGCGCTTTGATACACCGATCGTCCCTCTGATCAACTTCAGCTGTGGCATCTTTGCGGGAATTTTGGCATCTTTGGCGACCCAGCCAGCTGATGTCATAAAAACGCACATGCAGCTCGCTCCCCAGAAGCACCGACGTATCAGACACACAATCGTCTTCATCTTTGAG AACCATGGCATGATGGGCTTTTTCCGGGGTGCTGTCCCTCGGTTGTTACGTCGATCACTGATGGCAGCCATGGCCTGGACGGTTTACGAACAAATGATGACCAAGTTGGGCCTCAAATCATGA